In Flavobacterium sp. N1736, the following are encoded in one genomic region:
- a CDS encoding O-antigen ligase family protein, whose protein sequence is MYNIRASTNSEISLIPNFIVLLFTGLILVVDFLPHKGMTTINPQFLYLSLLNLVFGIYVCFNLKLISKDLVPILKKSYIFRSYLVFLFISLLSIIVAGNTSLFFTKITQLLIVFCLFINLCILLKDKIDLLYKIIIIISIGAFFQSWQVFNEFMQTYKASIDSALIRMTGNAGNVNILAASLTIKIPFLLLGITHFTNYKKLLLLITLLLVTTVIFLTGARTALLSTILIFLIYIFSYLKINSFSKAYLLKVSILILPLLISIFISTNMFKKTTNSRYVSIDNKLQQINTEDASSQARLRYWGNAIKLSKQNPFLGVGLGNYLIESIPYEATTENDSIVSLNTHNDFLEITAETGIVNGFVFLSLFVFVFFVNAKKIIYSTDPDVRTVAMLTLMLVVVYGMDSLFNFPLYRPTMQIFLSLLLSLTVINKLVLDDFKLLKNHKIKLYPILLLVTIITTYSAYLINKASTLEDLIKKDDINHQTKGALTGDEVISRLPLYPNVFNTSEAYYEYAGIYYLREKNYEKAYVCFSKASKINPYTGRINYYKHLISKEKNNVDSAYVYIKEAFYLRPRDLFYYQHSTSLAAVKKDTTEILKEYKLFSKYRKIAETWSIPATELQKAKYNEKSLNSFIDHGLKEMPNDSTLKKLKSNLLVKKYTLDGQVLLSQSKFNESLESFKEALKIDPKDAYLLQSIGLNYYYSKNYIQALTYFLDAVKYPGLNNGLAEYYIGICYLKNNDQKNACKYFNLSKAKNFGGAQQQLIKECK, encoded by the coding sequence ATGTATAATATCCGCGCAAGCACAAATAGCGAAATATCACTAATTCCAAATTTTATTGTCTTACTTTTTACTGGATTGATTTTGGTAGTCGATTTTTTACCTCATAAAGGTATGACAACTATAAATCCGCAATTTTTATATTTATCATTATTAAATTTAGTATTCGGTATTTATGTTTGTTTCAATTTAAAACTTATCTCTAAAGATCTGGTTCCAATATTAAAAAAAAGTTATATTTTTAGAAGTTATTTAGTTTTTTTATTTATCTCACTATTATCTATTATTGTTGCTGGCAACACTTCTCTTTTTTTTACAAAAATTACACAACTATTAATTGTATTTTGTTTGTTTATAAACCTTTGTATTTTATTAAAAGACAAAATTGATCTACTTTACAAAATTATTATTATTATTTCTATTGGTGCTTTTTTTCAGAGCTGGCAGGTATTCAACGAATTTATGCAAACTTATAAAGCTTCTATTGACAGCGCTTTGATCAGAATGACTGGAAACGCAGGTAATGTTAATATATTAGCTGCCAGTTTAACCATAAAAATTCCATTTTTATTATTAGGCATTACCCATTTTACCAATTATAAAAAATTACTATTATTAATTACGTTACTCCTTGTAACTACGGTAATTTTTTTAACAGGAGCCAGAACAGCCTTACTTAGTACTATTTTAATCTTTTTGATTTATATTTTTTCTTACTTAAAAATAAATTCTTTTAGTAAAGCTTACCTTCTCAAAGTTTCAATTCTAATTTTACCTCTCTTAATTTCTATATTTATTTCAACTAATATGTTTAAAAAAACGACTAATAGTCGTTATGTTTCTATTGACAATAAACTTCAGCAAATAAATACAGAAGATGCCTCATCTCAGGCAAGATTAAGATATTGGGGAAATGCTATAAAACTATCCAAACAAAACCCTTTCTTAGGTGTTGGATTAGGAAATTACCTTATAGAATCAATACCATATGAGGCGACAACTGAAAATGATTCTATTGTTTCATTAAATACCCATAATGATTTTCTGGAAATTACTGCCGAAACAGGAATAGTAAACGGATTCGTTTTTTTATCACTTTTTGTATTTGTTTTCTTTGTCAATGCAAAAAAAATCATCTACTCTACTGATCCTGATGTAAGGACTGTTGCAATGTTAACCTTAATGCTAGTAGTAGTATATGGAATGGATTCACTATTCAACTTCCCGTTATACAGACCCACAATGCAAATTTTTCTGTCATTATTATTATCGTTAACCGTGATAAACAAACTTGTTTTAGATGATTTTAAATTACTAAAAAACCATAAAATCAAATTATACCCAATTTTGCTTTTAGTGACAATAATTACAACTTACTCTGCCTATTTAATCAATAAAGCTTCAACTTTAGAAGATTTAATTAAGAAAGATGATATTAATCATCAGACTAAAGGAGCTTTAACAGGTGATGAAGTAATAAGTCGATTACCATTATATCCTAATGTTTTTAACACCTCAGAAGCCTATTACGAATACGCAGGTATTTATTATTTACGTGAAAAAAACTATGAAAAAGCATATGTTTGTTTTTCTAAAGCAAGCAAAATCAACCCATATACTGGTAGGATAAATTATTATAAACATTTAATTTCCAAAGAAAAAAACAATGTCGACAGTGCGTATGTTTATATTAAAGAAGCTTTTTACTTACGCCCTAGAGATTTATTTTACTATCAACATTCAACTAGTTTAGCCGCAGTAAAAAAGGATACTACGGAAATACTTAAAGAATATAAATTATTTTCAAAATACAGAAAGATTGCGGAAACCTGGAGTATTCCGGCTACTGAATTGCAAAAAGCAAAATATAATGAGAAGAGTTTAAATAGCTTTATAGATCACGGATTAAAAGAAATGCCAAATGATAGTACTTTAAAAAAATTAAAGAGCAATCTTCTAGTAAAAAAATACACTTTGGATGGGCAGGTATTGTTATCACAATCAAAATTTAATGAATCACTTGAATCTTTTAAAGAAGCATTAAAAATAGATCCTAAAGATGCGTACTTACTACAAAGTATTGGTCTAAATTATTATTATTCAAAAAATTATATCCAAGCTTTGACTTACTTTCTTGATGCAGTAAAATATCCAGGTTTAAATAATGGATTAGCAGAGTACTATATTGGTATTTGTTACTTAAAAAATAATGATCAGAAAAATGCCTGCAAATATTTTAATTTGTCTAAAGCTAAAAATTTTGGAGGAGCACAACAGCAATTAATTAAAGAATGTAAGTAA
- a CDS encoding ABC transporter ATP-binding protein translates to MARFQENDLPKAKLDSNSLQKAFRIFEYGKNHKWKFFLGLIFLLLTSATALAFPKLMGMLVDCVTNKDLSRANEIAIGLMGILVLQAVFSFFRISLFVNFTENSLSNIRFALYENLVKLPMSFYSQKRVGELNSRISADISQLQDTFTTTIAEFLRQFILIIGGFVILGNISPKLTLMMLAIVPIVAVAAVIFGRFIRKYGKKTQDKVAESQVIVEETLQGISNVKAFANEWYEIQRYKNKIKEIVKIAIKGGQYRGYFASFIILCLFGCVVAVVWYGITLTIKGEVEGVGDLISFVLYTTFIGASFGGIAEMYAQIQKAVGATERVFELLEETPEDIKGTQKSSSIEKLKGIVSFKNVAFSYPSRKEVEVLKNVNFNAEFGQKIAIVGPSGAGKSTISSLLLRFYDITSGEILVDGKNIYDYDLENLRGNMSIVPQDVILFGGTIRENIAYGKPDATNEEIMLAAKQANALNFVEGFPEKFETLVGERGVKLSGGQRQRIAIARALLKNPSILILDEATSSLDSESEKLVQEALEVLMEGRTSIIIAHRLSTIRNADKILVLDNGKITEEGTHQELINLENGIYKNLSNLQFSNS, encoded by the coding sequence ATGGCAAGATTTCAAGAAAATGATTTACCAAAAGCTAAATTAGACTCTAACTCACTTCAAAAAGCTTTCAGAATTTTTGAATACGGCAAAAATCATAAATGGAAATTTTTCCTGGGTTTGATTTTCTTATTATTAACGAGTGCCACTGCCCTCGCCTTTCCTAAATTAATGGGAATGCTGGTAGATTGTGTCACCAATAAAGACCTTTCGAGGGCCAACGAAATTGCTATTGGTCTTATGGGAATTCTGGTTTTACAGGCTGTTTTCTCTTTTTTCAGGATTTCACTTTTTGTAAATTTTACTGAAAATTCATTATCAAATATTCGTTTTGCATTGTATGAGAATCTGGTTAAACTTCCAATGTCATTTTATTCTCAAAAACGTGTTGGAGAACTTAATAGCAGAATTAGTGCTGATATTTCGCAATTGCAAGACACATTCACCACTACGATTGCTGAGTTTTTACGTCAGTTTATATTAATTATTGGAGGTTTTGTTATTTTGGGAAATATAAGTCCTAAACTAACCTTAATGATGTTGGCAATTGTACCAATTGTTGCTGTTGCTGCAGTAATCTTTGGAAGATTTATTCGTAAATACGGAAAAAAAACGCAGGATAAAGTAGCAGAAAGCCAGGTAATTGTTGAAGAAACTTTACAGGGAATAAGCAATGTAAAAGCTTTTGCTAATGAATGGTACGAAATTCAGCGTTATAAAAATAAGATTAAAGAAATTGTAAAAATTGCCATCAAAGGCGGTCAATACAGAGGTTACTTTGCTTCATTTATTATTCTTTGCCTTTTTGGCTGTGTTGTAGCTGTTGTTTGGTACGGAATTACTTTAACGATTAAAGGTGAAGTTGAAGGTGTTGGTGATTTAATTTCGTTTGTACTTTATACCACTTTTATTGGTGCTTCTTTTGGCGGAATTGCCGAAATGTATGCACAAATCCAGAAAGCTGTTGGAGCAACTGAACGTGTTTTTGAATTGCTGGAAGAAACTCCGGAAGATATAAAAGGTACTCAAAAATCATCTTCTATAGAAAAATTAAAGGGAATTGTAAGTTTCAAAAATGTTGCTTTTAGTTATCCTTCCCGTAAGGAAGTTGAAGTTTTAAAAAATGTCAATTTTAATGCTGAATTTGGTCAAAAAATCGCCATTGTTGGTCCAAGTGGAGCAGGAAAATCAACTATTTCGTCTCTTTTATTACGTTTTTACGATATTACATCAGGAGAAATTTTGGTTGATGGAAAAAACATCTACGATTATGATTTAGAAAATCTTCGTGGAAATATGAGTATTGTTCCACAAGATGTAATTTTATTTGGCGGAACGATCAGAGAAAATATTGCTTACGGAAAACCGGATGCAACAAACGAAGAAATTATGCTGGCAGCAAAACAAGCCAATGCACTAAATTTTGTTGAAGGTTTCCCTGAAAAATTTGAAACTCTTGTTGGAGAACGCGGCGTAAAATTATCAGGCGGACAACGCCAGCGTATTGCAATTGCAAGAGCACTGCTTAAAAACCCAAGTATTTTAATTCTTGACGAAGCAACATCATCTTTAGACAGCGAAAGCGAAAAACTGGTTCAGGAAGCATTAGAAGTTCTAATGGAAGGAAGAACAAGTATTATTATTGCGCATCGTCTTTCGACCATTAGAAACGCAGATAAAATTTTAGTTCTGGATAACGGAAAAATCACGGAAGAAGGAACACATCAGGAATTAATAAACCTTGAAAACGGAATTTATAAAAATTTAAGTAATCTTCAGTTTAGTAATTCGTAG
- the aroB gene encoding 3-dehydroquinate synthase, translating to MQSIQANNYLVHFNQNAYEALNTHLKENKYSNLFIIVDNQTNEYCLPKFLPLLETDLTIEIIEFEAGEANKNIETCIQIWNVLTELGADRKSLVINLGGGVVTDLGGFVASTFKRGVDFINIPTTLLSMVDASVGGKTGVDLGNLKNQIGVINVPQMVLIDTQYLETLPQSEMRSGLAEMLKHGLIYDAAYWRQFLDLKSIDYADFDELIYRSVEIKNEIVIQDPTEKNIRKALNFGHTLGHAIESYFLESETKKTLLHGEAIAVGMILESYISLHKNLITAAEYTEIKTAIQDIYDHIAFEENDIEPILELLVHDKKNEYGLIQFALIEAIGKIKINQSVENKLILNAFQDYKS from the coding sequence ATGCAGTCTATTCAAGCCAATAATTATCTCGTACATTTTAACCAAAATGCTTACGAAGCCTTAAATACACATTTAAAAGAAAATAAATATTCTAATTTGTTTATTATAGTTGATAATCAAACAAATGAATACTGCTTGCCTAAATTTTTGCCTTTACTTGAAACTGATTTAACTATAGAAATCATCGAATTTGAAGCCGGTGAAGCCAATAAAAATATTGAAACCTGTATTCAAATCTGGAACGTACTTACGGAACTTGGTGCTGACAGAAAATCTCTTGTAATTAATCTTGGCGGCGGCGTTGTAACTGATTTGGGCGGATTTGTAGCTTCAACTTTTAAACGTGGCGTTGATTTTATAAATATTCCAACTACCTTATTATCTATGGTTGATGCTTCTGTTGGAGGAAAAACAGGCGTTGATCTTGGAAATCTTAAAAACCAGATTGGTGTTATCAACGTTCCTCAAATGGTTTTAATTGATACACAATATCTTGAAACTTTACCACAAAGCGAAATGCGTTCCGGTCTGGCAGAAATGCTAAAACACGGTTTAATATATGATGCTGCTTACTGGAGACAATTTTTAGACTTAAAATCAATTGATTACGCAGATTTTGACGAATTAATTTATCGTTCTGTCGAAATTAAAAATGAAATTGTAATTCAGGATCCAACAGAAAAAAATATTCGTAAAGCCTTAAATTTCGGTCATACTTTGGGTCACGCCATCGAAAGTTACTTTTTAGAAAGTGAAACCAAGAAAACTTTGCTGCATGGTGAAGCGATTGCTGTTGGCATGATTCTGGAAAGTTATATTTCGTTGCATAAAAACTTAATTACAGCGGCAGAATATACCGAAATTAAAACCGCAATTCAGGATATTTATGATCACATCGCATTTGAAGAAAATGACATCGAACCTATATTAGAATTACTTGTTCACGACAAAAAAAATGAATATGGATTAATTCAATTTGCATTGATTGAAGCAATCGGAAAGATAAAAATTAATCAATCCGTTGAAAATAAATTGATTCTGAATGCGTTTCAGGATTATAAATCTTAA
- a CDS encoding proline dehydrogenase family protein — protein MEKIFDNTQVAFSLKSDTELDRAYFLFKMIDSQPLVRIGTAVTNFAIKANLPVEGLIRATVFDHFCGGVNEDDCITVVDKMFTKGVSSVLDYSVEGKEEEEQFDAALQMTLKTIEFAKERLAIPFAVFKPTGFGRFELYEKLGEKQTLTPAEQAEWDRVVARFDQVCGEAHKKDVALLIDGEESWMQDAADDLVTDMMRKYNKEKAIVFNTLQMYRWDRLDYLKKLHEIAKNEGFFIGMKLVRGAYMEKEHKRAEEKGYVSPICVSKEATDINYDAAVHYMLEHLEIMSIFAGTHNELSSYKLMEMMQEKGISKNENKIWFGQLYGMSDNISYNLAENGYNVAKYLPFGPVKDVMPYLIRRAEENTSVAGQTSRELSMIKAERKRRKGK, from the coding sequence ATGGAAAAAATATTCGATAACACACAAGTTGCATTTTCGCTAAAAAGCGATACAGAACTTGATAGAGCTTATTTTCTTTTTAAAATGATCGACAGCCAGCCCTTGGTAAGAATAGGAACTGCTGTTACAAATTTTGCTATTAAAGCAAATCTTCCTGTTGAAGGATTAATTCGCGCAACTGTTTTTGACCATTTTTGTGGTGGTGTAAACGAAGACGATTGTATTACAGTAGTTGACAAAATGTTTACCAAAGGAGTTTCATCTGTTTTAGATTATTCAGTTGAAGGAAAAGAAGAAGAGGAGCAATTTGATGCGGCTTTACAAATGACTTTAAAAACTATTGAATTTGCTAAAGAACGTTTGGCGATTCCGTTTGCAGTTTTTAAACCAACTGGTTTTGGGCGTTTTGAATTGTATGAGAAACTAGGCGAAAAACAAACGTTAACTCCTGCAGAACAAGCAGAGTGGGATAGAGTAGTAGCTCGTTTTGACCAGGTTTGCGGCGAAGCACATAAAAAAGATGTTGCCCTGTTAATTGATGGTGAAGAAAGCTGGATGCAGGATGCTGCTGATGATTTGGTTACCGATATGATGCGCAAGTACAATAAAGAAAAAGCAATTGTTTTTAATACTTTGCAAATGTACCGTTGGGATCGTTTGGATTATTTGAAAAAATTGCATGAAATTGCGAAAAATGAAGGTTTCTTTATTGGAATGAAACTGGTTCGTGGCGCTTATATGGAAAAAGAACACAAAAGAGCAGAAGAAAAGGGATATGTTTCGCCAATTTGTGTTTCTAAAGAAGCTACAGATATTAATTATGATGCTGCCGTACATTATATGTTAGAGCATTTAGAAATAATGTCAATTTTTGCAGGAACTCACAACGAATTGAGTTCTTATAAATTGATGGAAATGATGCAGGAAAAAGGAATTTCCAAAAATGAGAATAAAATCTGGTTTGGGCAATTATACGGAATGAGTGATAATATTAGTTACAACTTAGCCGAAAACGGTTATAATGTTGCTAAATATCTTCCGTTTGGTCCGGTTAAAGATGTTATGCCATACTTGATTCGTCGTGCTGAAGAAAATACTTCTGTAGCCGGACAAACAAGCCGCGAATTATCGATGATAAAAGCAGAACGTAAGCGTAGAAAAGGGAAGTAA